The Pedobacter roseus genome contains a region encoding:
- the dnaK gene encoding molecular chaperone DnaK yields the protein MGKIIGIDLGTTNSCVSVMEGNEPVVIANSEGKRTTPSIVAFAENGERKVGEPAKRQAITNPTKTIYSIKRFMGNSYDESAKEAGRVPYKVVKGDNNTPRVEIDDRKYTPQEISAMILQKMKKTAEDFLGQEVTEAVITVPAYFNDAQRQATKEAGEIAGLTVKRIINEPTAAALAYGLDKAHKDMKIVVFDCGGGTHDVSVLELGDGVFEVKSTDGDTHLGGDDFDHIIIDWLTEEFKSENSMDLAKDPMALQRLKEAAEKAKIELSSTTSTEINLPYITADASGPKHLVRTLSRAKFEQLADSLIKRTIEPCKSALKNAGLSTSDIDEIILVGGSTRIPAIQEAVKAFFGKEPSKGVNPDEVVAIGAAIQGGVLTGDVKDVLLLDVTPLSLGIETMGGVMTKLIESNTTIPTKKSETFSTAADNQPSVEIHILQGERPMAGQNRTIGRFILDGIPPAPRGVPQVEVSFDIDANGILHVSAKDKATGKEQKIRIEASSGLTDAEIKKMKEEAEANAADDAKQKEEADKINGADALIFSTEKQLKEFGDKLSADKKAPIEAGLEKLKAAHGSRNFADIDAAQAELQNAWNAASEEMYKDGGQPQGAEQPQADGQPQGGGDNVTDVDFEEVKEDDKK from the coding sequence ATGGGAAAAATTATTGGAATAGACTTAGGAACAACAAACTCTTGCGTGAGCGTAATGGAGGGCAATGAGCCTGTAGTTATCGCAAACAGTGAGGGTAAACGTACTACACCGTCTATTGTTGCTTTTGCAGAAAACGGTGAGCGCAAGGTTGGCGAGCCTGCTAAACGTCAGGCTATAACCAACCCAACAAAAACGATATATTCGATTAAACGCTTTATGGGTAACAGCTACGACGAAAGTGCGAAAGAAGCTGGGCGTGTACCTTATAAAGTAGTTAAAGGTGATAACAATACACCACGTGTAGAAATCGACGACAGAAAATATACTCCACAAGAGATTTCTGCAATGATTTTACAAAAAATGAAAAAAACTGCTGAAGATTTCTTAGGTCAGGAAGTTACAGAAGCAGTTATCACTGTACCTGCTTATTTTAACGATGCACAACGTCAGGCTACTAAAGAAGCTGGCGAAATTGCAGGTTTAACTGTAAAACGTATCATTAACGAGCCAACTGCAGCAGCTTTAGCTTATGGTTTAGATAAAGCACACAAAGACATGAAAATTGTTGTGTTTGACTGTGGTGGTGGTACACATGACGTTTCGGTTTTAGAATTAGGTGATGGCGTTTTCGAAGTAAAATCTACTGATGGTGATACTCACTTAGGTGGTGATGACTTTGACCACATTATTATCGATTGGTTAACTGAAGAATTTAAATCAGAAAACAGCATGGACCTTGCAAAAGATCCAATGGCTTTACAACGTTTAAAAGAAGCTGCTGAGAAAGCTAAAATTGAGTTATCAAGCACAACTTCAACTGAAATTAACTTACCATACATTACTGCTGATGCCAGCGGCCCTAAACACTTAGTACGTACATTATCTCGTGCTAAATTTGAGCAATTGGCTGATAGCTTAATTAAACGTACTATCGAGCCTTGTAAATCTGCTTTGAAAAATGCTGGTTTAAGCACAAGCGATATCGACGAAATTATCCTGGTAGGTGGTTCAACCCGTATCCCTGCAATTCAGGAAGCGGTTAAAGCTTTCTTCGGTAAAGAGCCAAGTAAAGGTGTTAACCCTGATGAGGTTGTGGCTATCGGTGCTGCAATTCAAGGTGGTGTGTTAACTGGTGATGTGAAAGATGTATTGTTATTAGACGTTACGCCTTTATCATTAGGTATCGAAACTATGGGTGGTGTAATGACTAAATTAATTGAGTCTAACACAACAATCCCAACTAAAAAATCGGAAACTTTCTCAACTGCAGCTGATAACCAGCCTTCAGTAGAAATCCACATTTTACAAGGTGAGCGCCCAATGGCTGGCCAGAACCGTACAATTGGCCGTTTCATTTTAGATGGTATTCCACCAGCACCTCGTGGTGTGCCTCAGGTAGAAGTATCATTCGATATTGATGCCAATGGTATCTTACACGTAAGTGCGAAAGATAAAGCTACAGGTAAAGAGCAAAAAATCCGTATTGAAGCATCTTCAGGTTTAACTGATGCTGAGATCAAAAAAATGAAAGAAGAAGCTGAAGCTAATGCAGCAGATGATGCTAAGCAAAAAGAAGAAGCTGATAAAATCAACGGAGCTGATGCATTAATTTTCTCAACTGAGAAACAATTAAAAGAGTTTGGTGATAAATTATCTGCTGATAAAAAAGCACCAATCGAAGCTGGTTTAGAGAAATTAAAAGCAGCTCATGGTTCACGTAACTTTGCAGATATCGATGCAGCACAAGCTGAATTGCAAAATGCATGGAACGCAGCATCTGAGGAAATGTACAAAGATGGCGGTCAGCCTCAAGGTGCTGAACAACCACAAGCTGATGGTCAGCCTCAAGGTGGTGGCGATAACGTTACTGACGTTGATTTTGAAGAAGTGAAAGAAGACGATAAGAAATAG
- a CDS encoding DUF1304 domain-containing protein produces MQIAAQIVIGLVAFIHIYILWLEMFAWTTRAPKVFKTIPKDLFVPTKTLAANQGLYNGFLAAGLIWSLCITDHHWKFYVAIFFLTCVIIAGIYGAATASKKILYVQSIPALIALILLHL; encoded by the coding sequence ATGCAAATAGCAGCCCAAATCGTAATCGGCTTAGTCGCCTTTATCCACATCTACATCCTTTGGCTGGAAATGTTCGCCTGGACCACCAGAGCTCCAAAAGTTTTTAAAACCATTCCGAAAGATTTATTCGTACCAACCAAAACATTGGCGGCCAACCAGGGCTTATATAATGGCTTTTTAGCCGCAGGCTTAATCTGGTCGCTATGCATAACCGATCATCACTGGAAATTTTATGTGGCCATATTCTTTTTAACCTGCGTTATTATTGCAGGTATTTATGGCGCTGCAACTGCCAGTAAAAAAATCCTTTATGTACAATCTATCCCCGCATTAATCGCATTGATTTTATTGCATCTGTAG
- a CDS encoding class I SAM-dependent methyltransferase produces the protein MAVSEYIKQFSIALKESLDATTFVKVSLGNYKGAEEALKQLLIRKVAIKREDKLAFTYRYKTRDVVKNYVVDEGLDLITDYLENGFKIGTLFTTEKDLILEELNNGKVVLRETKASAKEVPSAIHDKEKTRLIKPDSKSYLTELKITDAEGKVFKNAQDKFRQINHYIEILSALIKELPEGTIKKVADMGSGKGYLTFALYDYLHSVLKLETEVVGVEYRQDMVDLCNSVAEKSAFAQLNFVQGTIEDYNAEDVNLLIALHACDTATDDAIFKGIKANAELIVVAPCCHKQIRREIEQNKVKNDVSFLTKYGIFLERQAEMVTDGIRALILEYFGYKTKVFEFISDAHTPKNVLVVGVKKSPKSLVGSPKNEEQKRILEKIKASKEYFGIGYHHLERLLEL, from the coding sequence ATGGCAGTATCAGAATATATCAAACAGTTTAGTATCGCTTTAAAAGAAAGCCTGGATGCAACAACCTTTGTGAAAGTTTCTTTAGGGAACTATAAAGGAGCGGAGGAAGCGCTAAAGCAGTTGCTGATCCGTAAAGTGGCGATTAAACGTGAAGATAAGCTGGCCTTTACCTATCGATATAAAACCCGCGATGTGGTAAAAAACTATGTCGTTGATGAAGGGCTAGACCTGATTACTGATTATCTGGAAAATGGATTTAAAATAGGAACCTTATTTACTACCGAAAAAGACCTGATTTTAGAAGAACTGAACAACGGTAAAGTGGTTTTGAGGGAAACGAAAGCATCAGCTAAAGAAGTCCCTTCTGCCATCCACGACAAAGAAAAAACCAGATTGATTAAGCCCGATTCAAAATCATATTTAACCGAGTTGAAAATTACCGATGCTGAAGGTAAGGTTTTTAAAAATGCACAGGATAAATTCCGTCAGATTAACCATTACATCGAAATTTTAAGTGCTTTGATTAAAGAATTGCCAGAAGGTACGATTAAAAAAGTGGCTGATATGGGCTCTGGCAAAGGTTATTTAACTTTTGCACTATATGATTATTTACATTCGGTTTTAAAACTGGAAACTGAAGTAGTTGGGGTAGAGTATCGTCAGGATATGGTGGATTTGTGTAATAGTGTTGCTGAAAAATCTGCTTTTGCCCAATTGAATTTTGTTCAGGGGACGATTGAAGATTATAATGCTGAAGATGTTAATTTATTAATCGCCTTACATGCCTGCGATACGGCAACAGATGATGCCATTTTTAAAGGAATTAAAGCAAATGCCGAACTGATTGTTGTTGCACCATGTTGCCATAAACAGATCCGTAGAGAAATTGAGCAAAACAAAGTGAAGAATGATGTATCGTTTTTAACTAAATATGGCATCTTTTTAGAACGCCAGGCCGAAATGGTTACCGATGGTATTCGGGCCTTAATTTTAGAATATTTTGGCTATAAAACCAAGGTTTTTGAGTTTATTTCTGATGCACATACGCCAAAGAATGTGCTTGTGGTGGGGGTGAAAAAAAGTCCGAAGTCTTTAGTCGGAAGTCCGAAGAACGAAGAGCAAAAGAGAATTTTAGAGAAAATAAAAGCTAGCAAGGAGTATTTCGGGATTGGTTACCATCATTTGGAACGGTTATTGGAATTGTAG
- a CDS encoding GMC family oxidoreductase, whose product MSDFQIKKSPTVYDAIIVGSGAGGGMAAYVLAHAGQKVLLLEAGQNFDPRLDSHQLKWPWESPRRGAGTVRPFGDFDASYGGWELEGEPYTQKNKSEFEWFRSRMLGGRTNHWGRISLRMGPEDFKPKDGLTDSWPITYADVKPFYDKVDRMIGIYGTAEGIESEPDGIFMKPPKPRLNELFIKKGAEKAGVKVITGRGSVLTEALPNNSDRAPCFYCGQCGRSCKVYGDFSSSSCLVNPAVKTGNLTVITDAMVREVITDKDGSAKGVSYVNRKDLQEYQVNGKLVILGASACESARILLNSKSASHPNGLANSSGVVGKYLHDSTGASVSGFLPQLMDRKRYNEDGVGSVHIYSPWWLDNRKLNFPRGYHIEYWGGMGMPAYGFGGGVAEMNGMVPGRDGKMKEAGGYGKSLKDDYRRFYGTGVGMAGRGTAIARESNYCEIDPNTVDKYGIPVLRFNYKWDKDEILQAKHMQETFLSIMKEMGAVVTSEIQGADTNYGLLNPGKIIHEVGTIRMGDDPKKSALNKYCQAHDCKNLFVVDAGPFVQQGDKNATWTILALSMRTAEYILAQKKKQNI is encoded by the coding sequence ATGAGTGACTTTCAGATAAAAAAATCTCCAACCGTTTATGATGCCATTATTGTTGGCTCAGGAGCTGGTGGCGGGATGGCTGCGTACGTTCTGGCACATGCAGGGCAAAAGGTATTATTGCTCGAGGCCGGTCAAAATTTCGATCCACGATTAGATTCACATCAATTAAAATGGCCCTGGGAATCGCCCCGCCGCGGTGCAGGTACCGTTCGTCCATTTGGTGATTTTGATGCTTCTTATGGTGGCTGGGAGTTAGAAGGCGAGCCTTATACCCAGAAAAACAAAAGCGAATTCGAATGGTTCCGTTCGCGGATGCTCGGTGGCCGTACCAACCACTGGGGCAGGATTTCTTTACGGATGGGTCCGGAAGATTTTAAACCTAAAGATGGTTTAACTGATTCCTGGCCGATTACTTATGCTGATGTAAAACCATTTTACGATAAAGTTGACCGCATGATTGGTATTTATGGAACGGCAGAAGGAATTGAAAGTGAGCCGGATGGAATTTTCATGAAACCGCCAAAACCCAGGTTAAATGAGCTTTTCATCAAAAAAGGTGCAGAAAAAGCTGGGGTAAAAGTAATTACCGGCCGTGGATCAGTCCTTACCGAAGCTTTACCGAATAACAGCGATCGCGCACCTTGTTTTTATTGTGGCCAATGTGGCAGAAGCTGTAAAGTTTATGGCGATTTTTCGTCTTCATCATGTTTGGTAAATCCTGCAGTAAAAACCGGAAACCTTACCGTAATTACCGACGCCATGGTGCGTGAAGTAATTACCGATAAAGATGGATCCGCAAAAGGTGTTTCTTATGTAAACCGCAAAGATTTGCAGGAATATCAGGTAAACGGGAAACTGGTTATTTTAGGCGCCAGTGCCTGCGAATCTGCCCGAATATTATTAAATTCAAAATCAGCCTCACATCCAAATGGCCTGGCCAATAGCAGCGGTGTGGTTGGAAAATACTTACACGATTCTACCGGAGCCAGTGTTTCGGGCTTTCTGCCTCAATTAATGGATAGGAAACGTTATAATGAAGACGGCGTTGGTAGTGTACACATTTATTCACCATGGTGGTTAGATAACCGCAAACTCAACTTCCCGCGTGGTTACCACATCGAATATTGGGGCGGCATGGGTATGCCAGCTTATGGTTTTGGTGGCGGTGTAGCCGAAATGAACGGAATGGTACCTGGAAGAGATGGCAAAATGAAAGAAGCCGGAGGTTACGGAAAATCATTAAAAGATGATTACCGCCGTTTCTATGGAACCGGAGTTGGAATGGCTGGTCGTGGTACCGCAATTGCCAGAGAAAGCAATTACTGCGAGATAGATCCGAATACGGTAGATAAATATGGTATTCCGGTTTTAAGATTTAACTATAAATGGGACAAAGATGAAATTCTGCAGGCAAAACACATGCAGGAAACCTTCCTTTCGATTATGAAGGAAATGGGGGCCGTGGTTACTTCTGAAATTCAGGGGGCAGATACCAATTACGGCTTACTTAACCCTGGGAAAATTATCCACGAAGTAGGTACCATACGTATGGGCGATGACCCTAAAAAATCGGCATTGAATAAATACTGCCAGGCACATGATTGCAAAAACCTTTTTGTGGTTGATGCCGGACCATTTGTACAACAGGGCGATAAAAACGCAACCTGGACGATTTTAGCCCTTTCGATGCGTACTGCGGAATATATTTTAGCTCAAAAGAAAAAACAGAACATTTAA
- a CDS encoding gluconate 2-dehydrogenase subunit 3 family protein, which translates to MNRRDSIKALGLTAISTTVLLDACKQPETKTEAAAPEETAKEAGREQWELDRDKNLKSETFFTKHEMATITVLADIIIPKDEVSGSASEAKVPEFIEFIVKDIPEHKVPMRGGLKWLDVYSFNKFQKPFVEASADQQISIVDEIAYPKKARPEMQAGVTFFNRMRSLTASGFYTTEMGVKDIGYVGNAPNQWAGVPADVLKQYGMENVEV; encoded by the coding sequence ATGAACAGACGTGATTCCATAAAAGCATTAGGTTTAACAGCCATTAGTACAACTGTACTTTTAGATGCCTGTAAACAACCTGAAACAAAAACCGAAGCCGCCGCACCTGAAGAAACCGCAAAAGAAGCGGGAAGAGAACAATGGGAGTTAGACCGCGACAAAAACCTGAAATCGGAAACCTTTTTTACTAAACATGAAATGGCCACCATTACAGTTTTGGCCGACATCATTATTCCAAAGGATGAAGTTTCGGGCAGCGCATCGGAAGCAAAAGTGCCCGAGTTTATCGAATTTATAGTAAAAGATATTCCTGAACATAAAGTACCCATGCGTGGCGGACTGAAATGGCTCGATGTATACAGTTTCAATAAATTTCAAAAACCGTTTGTTGAAGCGTCGGCAGATCAGCAGATTTCGATTGTGGATGAAATTGCCTACCCTAAAAAAGCCCGCCCAGAAATGCAGGCAGGCGTAACCTTTTTCAACAGGATGAGAAGTTTAACGGCATCGGGTTTTTATACGACAGAAATGGGGGTAAAAGACATTGGTTATGTTGGCAACGCACCAAACCAATGGGCCGGCGTTCCT